Proteins encoded within one genomic window of Paenarthrobacter sp. JL.01a:
- a CDS encoding NUDIX hydrolase, giving the protein MPETHPAPERFPVTVDVVALTVREGELNVLLITRLIEPFRGKLALPGGFVLAGEDLLEAAGRELAEETGVERLPGHLEQLGSYGPKGRDPRGDVLTVAHLLLAPDFPVLAAGSDAEQAAWYPVREVLDGELELAFDHAKILDDALERAKSKLEYSPLGAAFCGEEFTIAQLRAVYEAVWGTRLDPRNFHRKATGTPGFLEDTGRMTTGDAGRPATLFRLAPESRPTAGHPTRAVLNPPLMRPRA; this is encoded by the coding sequence ATGCCAGAAACCCATCCGGCTCCCGAGCGCTTTCCGGTGACTGTCGACGTCGTCGCCCTTACCGTGCGCGAAGGCGAGCTGAACGTCCTGCTCATCACGCGCCTCATTGAGCCGTTCCGCGGCAAGCTCGCACTGCCCGGCGGCTTCGTCCTCGCGGGCGAGGACCTGCTGGAGGCGGCTGGCCGGGAACTTGCGGAGGAGACCGGCGTCGAGCGCTTGCCCGGGCACCTCGAGCAGCTGGGGAGCTATGGGCCCAAGGGGCGTGACCCCCGTGGTGATGTGCTCACTGTCGCTCACCTGCTGCTGGCGCCCGACTTCCCGGTGCTGGCCGCCGGCAGCGACGCTGAGCAGGCGGCCTGGTATCCGGTCCGGGAGGTTCTCGACGGGGAGTTGGAGCTCGCCTTTGACCACGCGAAAATCCTCGACGACGCGCTGGAGCGGGCAAAGTCGAAGCTCGAATACTCGCCCTTGGGGGCGGCGTTCTGCGGCGAGGAATTCACCATCGCCCAGCTCCGCGCCGTGTACGAAGCCGTCTGGGGCACCCGCCTGGATCCGCGCAATTTCCACAGAAAAGCGACCGGGACGCCCGGCTTCCTGGAGGACACCGGCCGCATGACAACGGGCGACGCCGGACGCCCCGCCACGCTGTTCAGGCTCGCCCCCGAATCGCGTCCGACGGCGGGCCACCCCACCCGCGCGGTGCTGAACCCGCCGCTGATGCGCCCCCGCGCCTAA
- a CDS encoding NRAMP family divalent metal transporter, with protein sequence MKRLLGVALGILTAIGGFVDIGDLVTNAVVGSRFGMALSWVVLVGVVGICLFANMSGRVAAVSGRATFEVIRERLGARAGLANLGASFLINVMTVTAEIGGIALALQLASGVAYILWVPFALLAVWLVVWRVKFKIMENVTGLVGLSLVVFAVALFLLKPDWGSLLGQALPPAVPESESAGTYWYYAIALFGAAMTPYEVFFFSSGAVEERWKIKDLATSRLNVLLGFPLGGFLSIAIAGCAAVVLLPAGISVTSLSQVALPVAQAGGQLALAVLILGIVAATFGAALETTLSSGYTLAQYFGWSWGKFRSPAQAARFHVSMIVVLLAGVAVLATGVDPILVTEYSVVFSAIALPLTYLPILIVANDPQYMGKHVNSRAVNIAGVIYLFIILLASLAAIPLMIVTGAGA encoded by the coding sequence GTGAAACGGCTCCTCGGTGTTGCGCTCGGCATCCTGACTGCGATCGGGGGCTTTGTCGACATCGGGGACCTGGTGACCAACGCCGTCGTGGGCTCGCGGTTCGGCATGGCGTTGTCGTGGGTGGTGCTGGTGGGTGTCGTGGGTATCTGCCTCTTCGCCAATATGTCCGGAAGGGTGGCCGCCGTCTCCGGCCGGGCCACCTTCGAGGTCATCAGGGAGCGCCTGGGTGCCAGGGCCGGATTGGCCAACCTGGGGGCGTCGTTCCTTATCAATGTCATGACCGTCACCGCGGAAATCGGTGGCATAGCCCTGGCGCTCCAACTGGCCAGTGGAGTGGCCTACATTCTCTGGGTTCCTTTTGCCCTGCTGGCCGTGTGGCTGGTGGTTTGGCGGGTCAAGTTCAAAATCATGGAAAACGTCACGGGGCTCGTGGGTTTGTCCTTGGTGGTCTTCGCGGTGGCTCTGTTCCTGTTGAAGCCGGACTGGGGTTCGCTGCTCGGACAAGCTTTGCCCCCGGCGGTACCGGAAAGCGAGAGCGCCGGGACCTACTGGTACTACGCCATTGCATTGTTCGGTGCCGCAATGACGCCCTACGAGGTGTTTTTCTTCTCCTCAGGTGCCGTGGAGGAACGCTGGAAGATCAAGGACCTGGCGACGTCGCGACTCAACGTGCTCCTGGGTTTCCCGCTGGGAGGGTTCCTGTCCATAGCGATCGCCGGTTGCGCCGCCGTCGTTCTTCTACCGGCAGGCATCAGCGTCACGTCGTTGTCGCAGGTGGCGCTTCCGGTTGCCCAGGCGGGCGGCCAGCTTGCCCTGGCGGTGCTGATTCTGGGCATTGTGGCGGCAACGTTCGGGGCGGCCTTGGAGACGACGCTTTCCAGCGGATATACCCTGGCGCAGTACTTCGGCTGGTCCTGGGGCAAGTTCCGTAGTCCCGCCCAGGCCGCCCGTTTCCACGTGTCCATGATCGTGGTGCTGTTGGCCGGCGTCGCGGTGCTGGCGACGGGCGTCGACCCCATCCTGGTCACCGAATACTCAGTCGTCTTTTCGGCAATAGCCCTTCCATTGACCTACCTGCCGATACTCATCGTGGCCAACGATCCGCAGTACATGGGCAAGCACGTCAACAGCCGGGCGGTGAACATCGCAGGGGTGATCTACCTGTTCATCATCCTGCTGGCATCCTTGGCCGCCATTCCATTGATGATTGTCACAGGAGCCGGAGCATGA
- a CDS encoding type I restriction endonuclease produces the protein MEFAERLAALAAKVRQQRGVIETEEATKNAFVMPFISSILGYDVFNPLEVVPEFTADVGIKKGEKIDYAIVKDGEIQILIECKKSVEPVKIEHASQLFRYFAVTNARIAILTNGEIYQFFTDLDAPNRMDAKPFLVLDLNDIDETLLPELQKLSKDVFDLDSIISSAGELKYIGELKRTLAAQFREPEDEWVKFLTSRVYTGPYTQRVREQFTSLVSKATKQFLNDQVNERLKKALGAQAFTPVDEVSTAAVSSRPVAEADLAEADAIETTLEEIEGYQIVRAIVCSEVKPARVVQRDAKSYFAVLLDDNNRKPIARLHFNRTQKYIGLFNESKEETRVPISSLEEIYEHTEALRASVKSYL, from the coding sequence ATGGAATTTGCAGAACGGTTGGCCGCGCTGGCCGCCAAAGTCCGCCAGCAGCGCGGCGTAATTGAGACAGAAGAGGCGACGAAGAATGCGTTCGTCATGCCGTTCATCTCGTCCATTCTCGGCTATGACGTGTTCAATCCGCTTGAGGTTGTTCCTGAATTCACAGCGGACGTTGGGATCAAGAAGGGCGAAAAGATTGATTACGCCATTGTGAAGGATGGTGAAATCCAGATCCTCATCGAGTGCAAGAAGTCGGTCGAGCCGGTGAAGATCGAGCACGCCTCCCAGCTCTTCCGCTATTTCGCCGTGACCAACGCCCGAATCGCCATTCTCACCAACGGTGAAATTTATCAGTTCTTCACGGACCTCGATGCCCCTAACCGCATGGACGCGAAGCCCTTCCTTGTGCTGGATCTGAACGATATCGACGAAACCCTGCTGCCGGAACTCCAGAAGCTCTCGAAGGACGTCTTCGATCTGGACTCCATCATCAGCTCAGCCGGCGAACTGAAATACATCGGTGAACTCAAAAGGACGTTGGCAGCACAGTTCCGCGAGCCAGAAGACGAGTGGGTAAAGTTCCTGACATCCCGCGTTTATACGGGTCCATATACGCAGCGCGTGCGCGAGCAATTTACGTCGCTGGTATCGAAAGCGACAAAACAGTTCCTCAACGACCAAGTCAACGAGAGGCTCAAGAAGGCCCTTGGCGCTCAGGCATTTACACCCGTCGATGAAGTGTCAACAGCAGCCGTCTCAAGCAGGCCTGTAGCCGAAGCGGATCTGGCAGAAGCTGATGCCATTGAAACGACGCTTGAGGAAATCGAGGGTTACCAGATCGTTCGCGCAATCGTCTGCAGTGAAGTGAAACCTGCGCGCGTCGTTCAACGAGACGCGAAGTCATACTTCGCAGTGCTCCTCGACGATAACAATCGGAAGCCGATTGCACGGCTGCACTTCAACCGAACGCAAAAGTACATAGGACTCTTCAATGAAAGCAAAGAAGAGACCCGGGTCCCGATCAGCTCGTTGGAAGAGATCTACGAGCACACGGAGGCGTTGCGGGCCAGCGTGAAGAGCTACCTCTAA
- a CDS encoding SRPBCC family protein translates to MATVNKSIDVDVPVSVAYNQWTQFESFPHFMNGVEAVEQIDDTALHFSTNVGGVKREYNAQIIEQVPDALVSWASVDGPRNSGTVSFVPLEDERTRVNVAIDWEPEGLAEKAGSALGVDELRVGADLDKFKKFIEAQGHETGAWRGTVSGGDVDDTGGARL, encoded by the coding sequence ATGGCAACGGTTAACAAGTCAATTGACGTAGACGTGCCCGTATCTGTGGCCTACAACCAATGGACGCAGTTCGAATCCTTCCCCCACTTCATGAATGGCGTGGAGGCTGTGGAGCAGATCGACGACACGGCACTGCATTTTTCCACCAACGTGGGAGGTGTGAAACGGGAGTACAACGCCCAGATCATTGAACAGGTCCCCGACGCGTTGGTGAGCTGGGCCAGTGTTGACGGGCCGCGCAACTCCGGAACGGTGAGCTTCGTGCCACTGGAGGACGAGCGGACCCGCGTTAACGTGGCCATCGACTGGGAGCCGGAAGGCCTTGCCGAAAAGGCGGGATCGGCTCTCGGCGTGGACGAGCTACGGGTGGGTGCCGACCTGGACAAGTTCAAGAAATTCATTGAAGCCCAAGGACATGAAACCGGCGCCTGGCGCGGAACGGTGTCCGGCGGCGATGTGGATGACACAGGCGGAGCGCGTCTGTAA
- a CDS encoding SPFH domain-containing protein, which yields MATIKRYPWINHFLGSPTGYVVHLQKGAVKHQGVGQAFFFRPANSVLSEVPVDDQELPTLFHAITRDHQDVSVQANVTYRFIDPVAVSTRLDFGLQTSGKAPATGREQVSTIIGQLCQSHAIDQIATTTLAEALERGVSQLRLVLTDALRADARLQSTGIEILGVQVLAVRPEADVERALQTPVREQLQAEADRAVYERRAVAVERERTISENEMASQIELAVRRENLVAQEGANARRAAEEKAAAGLIEAQGSAERQGIGAAAEANKIRLVGEAAAAREAATMEVYRGMDQTTLLALALKDAAGSLPNIGNLTITPDLLSGALAGLFKETATAETTK from the coding sequence ATGGCAACCATCAAGCGCTATCCCTGGATCAACCACTTCCTCGGCAGCCCCACCGGCTACGTCGTGCACCTGCAGAAGGGTGCCGTCAAGCACCAGGGAGTCGGCCAGGCATTCTTCTTCCGCCCCGCGAACTCCGTGCTCAGCGAAGTTCCAGTGGACGACCAGGAACTGCCCACCCTCTTCCACGCCATCACCCGGGACCACCAGGACGTCAGCGTCCAGGCCAACGTGACCTACCGCTTCATCGACCCCGTTGCGGTCTCCACCCGCCTCGACTTCGGACTTCAGACTTCAGGCAAGGCCCCCGCGACCGGACGCGAGCAGGTGTCCACCATCATCGGCCAGCTGTGCCAGAGCCACGCGATCGACCAGATCGCCACCACCACCCTCGCCGAGGCCCTGGAACGCGGAGTCAGCCAGCTGCGCCTGGTCCTGACCGATGCACTCCGCGCTGACGCAAGGCTTCAGTCCACCGGCATCGAGATCCTCGGCGTACAGGTCCTCGCCGTGCGACCGGAAGCCGATGTGGAACGTGCCCTGCAAACCCCCGTCCGCGAGCAGCTCCAGGCCGAAGCGGACCGGGCCGTGTACGAACGGCGGGCAGTCGCCGTCGAACGTGAACGGACCATCTCCGAGAACGAAATGGCGAGCCAGATCGAACTGGCCGTCCGCCGTGAGAACCTGGTGGCGCAGGAAGGCGCTAACGCCCGCCGCGCTGCCGAGGAGAAGGCAGCTGCCGGGCTGATCGAAGCGCAAGGATCCGCTGAACGGCAGGGAATCGGCGCCGCCGCGGAAGCCAACAAGATCCGCCTGGTGGGCGAAGCGGCAGCCGCCCGCGAAGCCGCCACCATGGAGGTCTACCGCGGCATGGACCAAACCACCCTCCTCGCCTTGGCCCTCAAGGACGCAGCCGGAAGCCTGCCGAACATCGGGAACCTGACCATCACCCCGGACCTGCTCAGCGGAGCACTCGCCGGGCTGTTCAAGGAAACCGCCACCGCCGAAACCACCAAGTAA
- a CDS encoding PRC-barrel domain-containing protein — translation MNLNDLLATDVVDAAGERLGEVSDFRFVLDTAGGQLLSPARLAGIVVSPRTAASFLGYERQGLTQPWPLAQLFRWWHRGSFLVLWEDIAVMGPQEVGLRPDFTAYDARLAP, via the coding sequence ATGAACCTTAATGATCTGCTGGCCACTGACGTTGTGGATGCGGCTGGGGAGCGTCTGGGTGAAGTTTCGGACTTCCGGTTCGTGCTGGATACTGCAGGCGGCCAGCTCTTGAGTCCTGCCAGGCTCGCGGGCATTGTGGTGAGCCCGCGAACGGCGGCATCCTTCCTTGGCTACGAGCGGCAGGGCCTCACCCAGCCATGGCCGTTGGCTCAGCTGTTCCGGTGGTGGCACAGGGGTTCGTTCCTGGTGCTGTGGGAGGACATCGCCGTGATGGGGCCGCAGGAGGTGGGGCTGCGGCCGGACTTCACTGCCTACGACGCGCGGCTGGCACCATAA